The Bombus pyrosoma isolate SC7728 linkage group LG3, ASM1482585v1, whole genome shotgun sequence genome has a segment encoding these proteins:
- the LOC122578032 gene encoding uncharacterized protein LOC122578032, translating to MTERYESPEVKAVVTKEEIHKRYQDAALIIFKEQQSKKELVNYLTFGTSRRTMEYSSYGNHPVIVRRPVGSLATRNDSTISSQISRIYRKPRDSCAIN from the exons ATGACGGAGCGCTATGAATCGCCTGAAGTGAAGGCCGTAGTGACCAAGGAAGAGATTCACAAGAGATACCAAGACGCTGCTCTGATcatatttaaa GAGCAACAAAGTAAAAAGGAACTTGTTAACTATTTAACTTTTGGGACGAGTCGCAGAACCATGGAATATAGTAGCTACGGAAACCACCCTGTTATTGTGCGGAGACCAGTCGGCTCTTTGGCAACTCGTAACGATAGTACCATATCCTCACAAATATCAAGGATATATCGAAAGCCTCGAGATAGTTGTGCAATAAACTAA
- the LOC122578030 gene encoding autophagy protein 5, translated as MANDREVLREIWDGKIPVCFTLDSEEICELQGPDPFYLMVPRLSYFPLCTDKIRKHFIRHIQSDSKQEHEMWLEFNGIPLKWHYPIGVLLDIYSNDVELPWNIVVHFDRFPENVLMHCQNKEVVEAYFLSCVKEADVLKHRSQVVSSMQKKDHNQLWSGLLNDKFDQFWSVNRKLMEASNTEEGFKYIPFRCYTSEDKYVQKLVKPVNEEGQRKTLRHLLNEVFPDNENVTVFTHGISPPLETPLQWMSEHMSYPDNFLHLVVTS; from the exons ATGGCGAATGACAGGGAAGTACTGAGAGAAATTTGGGATGGTAAAATTCCTGTTTGTTTTACGCTTGATTCCGAGGAAATATGTGAATTACAAGGACCCGACCCATTCTATCTTATGGTACCTAGGTTAAGTTATTTCCCACTCTGCACAGAtaag atacgaaaacattttataagaCATATACAAAGTGACAGTAAGCAGGAGCATGAGATGTGGTTAGAATTTAATGGTATCCCCTTAAAGTGGCACTATCCAATTGGTGTTCTTTTGGATATCTATTCCAATGACGTTGAATTACCTTGGAATATCGTCGTTCATTTTGACAGGTTCCCAGAAAATGTTCTGATGCATTGTCAAAATAA AGAAGTAGTGGAAGCATATTTTCTCTCCTGTGTAAAGGAAGCAGATGTATTAAAGCACAGAAGCCAGGTTGTATCCAGTATGCAAAAGAAAGATCACAATCAATTATGGTCTGGTTTACTCAATGATAAGTTTGATCAATTCTGGTCTGTAAATCGAAAACTTATGGAGGCTAGTAACACGGAGGAAGGTTTTAAGTATATACCATTTCGATGTTATACGAGCGAGGacaaatatgtacaaaaaCTTGTGAAACCTGTAAACGAGGAAGGCCAAAGAAAGACGTTAAGGCATTTACTGAATGAAGTATTCCCAGACAATGAAaatg TTACAGTGTTCACTCATGGTATTAGCCCACCTTTGGAAACACCCCTCCAATGGATGTCAGAACACATGAGCTATCctgataattttttacatttagtCGTGACATCATAA